In the genome of Synechococcus sp. UW179A, the window ACATGGATTGCGGTCAGTGGAAGTTGCTGCAGCCCGGCCACCACGGCTCGGGCGCTGCCACCGCAGCCCAGCACGACTGCTTCGGCATCCTGCCACTGCTCTGCTTGCATCTGTAGTGGCGCCAGAAAACCCTCCATATCAGTGTTGTGGCCATGCCAGCCGCCTTCTTTGAAGGGTGTGAGCGTGTTCACGGCACCGAGTCGTTCAGCGAGGGGGCTCAGCTCTCGGCAGAGACCCACCACCTGCTGCTTGTGCGGAATGGTCACGTTCAGGCCGCGGCACCCCACGGCTTGCAGTCCGTTGAGCACTGTCTTCAGATCATCAGCCCTACAGGGCAACGCCAGGTAACGCCAATCGAGATCCATCGCCTTCAGCGCGGCGTTATGCATCACAGGTGACAGGGAATGGCTCACGGGCTGTCCGAGCAAGCCGATCAGTCCTGTGGTTCCGCTGATCATTGCCATTCGCGCAATCCTGCTCACCAGCCTGCTGCGTCATCGGCCTGTTCGGGAACCACACCTCGCCTGGAGGCATTGCCTCTGCCGAAGATGCAGTGGATCTAATCAGTTACTAAGCGGAGCAAGGAGGCACGGATGGGCAAGGTTGTCGGCATCGATCTCGGAACCACCAACAGTTGTGTGTCGGTGATGGAGGGAGGCAAGCCCACCGTGATCGCCAATGCCGAGGGCTTCCGCACCACGCCATCGGTGGTGGCCTATACCAAGAACCAGGATCAATTGGTGGGTCAGATCGCCAAGCGTCAGGCGGTCATGAATCCCGATAACACCTTCTATTCCGTGAAGCGTTTCATCGGCCGTCGGGTTGATGAGGTGAATGAGGAGTCGAAGGAAGTGAGTTATTCGGTTGAGAAGGCTGGATCCAATGTGAAGGTGAAGTGTCCGGTTCTCGAGAAGCAGTTTGCCCCTGAGGAGGTGTCCGCCCAGGTGCTGCGCAAGCTGGCAGAAGATGCCGGCAAGTACCTCGGAGAGTCAGTGACTCAGGCAGTGATCACCGTTCCCGCCTATTTCAATGATTCCCAGCGTCAGGCCACCAAGGATGCGGGCAAGATTGCCGGTCTTGAGGTGCTGCGCATCATCAACGAGCCCACCGCAGCGGCTTTGGCTTACGGGCTCGACAAAAAGAGCAATGAGCGGATCCTGGTCTTCGACCTCGGTGGTGGAACCTTCGACGTGTCGGTTCTCGAGGTTGGCGACGGCGTTTTTGAGGTTCTGTCCACCTCGGGTGACACCCACCTCGGCGGTGATGACTTTGACAAGGTGATCGTCGATCACCTGGCCGACACCTTCAAGTCGAATGAAGGCATCGATCTGCGTCAGGACAAGCAGGCTCTCCAGCGCCTCACCGAAGCTGCTGAAAAAGCCAAGATTGAACTTTCCAGCGCCACCCAGAGTGAGATCAATCTGCCGTTCATCACGGCCACCCCAGAAGGGCCCAAGCATCTCGACCTCACCCTGACCCGTGGCAAGTTCGAGGAGTTGGCCTCCAAGTTGATTGACCGCTGCCGTGTGCCTGTTGAGCAGTCGCTCAAGGACGCCAAGCTGTCGTCCGGTGAGCTGGACGAGATTGTGATGGTTGGTGGTTCCACCCGGATTCCGGCGGTGCTCGAGCTGGTCAAGCGAGTCACCGGTAAGGATCCCAATCAAACTGTGAACCCTGATGAGGTGGTGGCCGTGGGTGCTGCCATCCAGGGCGGCGTGCTCGCCGGTGAGGTGAAGGACATCCTGTTGCTGGACGTCACCCCTCTTTCTCTGGGTGTGGAGACCCTCGGCGGTGTGATGACCAAGATGATCACCCGCAACACCACGGTGCCCACCAAGAAGTCTGAGACCTACTCCACTGCTGTGGATGGTCAGACCAACGTGGAGATTCACGTGCTCCAGGGTGAGCGCGAGATGGCGTCCGACAACAAGAGCCTTGGAACCTTCCGTCTTGATGGCATTCCCGCTGCTCCCCGCGGTGTGCCTCAGATTGAAGTGACCTTCGACATTGATGCCAACGGCATTCTCAGCGTCACCGCCAAGGACAAGGGCAGCGGCAAGGAGCAATCCATCTCCATCACCGGAGCCTCCACCCTCAGCGACTCCGAGGTGGAAACCATGGTCAAGGATGCTGAAGCCAACGCCAGCGCTGACAAGGAGAAGCGCGAGCGCATCGATCTCAAGAACCAGGCTGAAACCCTCGTTTATCAAGCTGAAAAGCAAATGGAGGAGCTGGGCGACAAGGTCGATGCAGATGCCAAGACCAAGGTGGAGGAGAAGCGCACCAAGCTCAAGGAAGCCACTGAGAAGGAGGATTACGACGCGATGAAGCCCCTGCTTGAGGAACTGCAGCAGGAGCTTTACACCGTGGGAGCCTCTGTGTATCAGCAGGCTGGTGCTGAAGCCGGTGCTGCTCCCGGTGGCGACTCAGGCGCAACTCCGGGAGGGGGTTCTGGATCTGGTGAGTCCGGCGATGATGTGATCGACGCTGAATTCACGGAATCCAAGTGATTCTTTAAGGCCAATCACACGTGGACTGAATCCTCGTGTTTTCTTCCCTGTCTGATCACAGACGGGGTTTTTTGTTGCATCAAAAAGGGAGCATTCGCTCCCTCTTGATTTGCAAGTTGGTCTAGACGCAGTTGATCGAGAGGCTGAGATCGTTCAGCTGATGGAATCGGCTGCGGCTTTGGATTGGTTCACCACATCAGGTGGCAATGAGACGTAGCCCAGCTCGGGAGCCTGCGACTGTGCTTCTTCGGACAGCATGTAGTTGAAGGTCTTCTTCAACATTGTCGTTTTGTCGTCGTTGCCAGTTTTGTAGGCCAGCACCCAGGTGAAGGTGACGATCGGATAGCCCCCTTTGGGATTGGGATTACCTCCGATCAGATCGGGGCCGAGGTCAATGGAACCCAGAGCTTCGCTAGCCGTGGCATTGGTGGGCTTCACCTGTTCACCCGAAGCGTTCTGCACCGCAGCGGCCTGCAGATCACCCTTCACATAGGCCAATTCCACATAACCGATGCCTCCAGCGATTTGGTTCAGCTGGGCGGAGACACCCTCATTGCCTTTGGCTCCAACACCGGTTGGCCATTTGACCGATTTGTCGGCACCAACATCCTTTTTCCACTCAGGGCTAATGGCTTCTAGATGTTTCGTGAAGTTGTAGGTGGTGCCGGAGCCGTCGGAACGGTGAACAACGTTGATCGCCTTGTCATCACATCCGAGTTCGTTGTAGTTCGTGATCTGCCCGAGAAAAATCCCTGCCAGTTGCTTTTGGGTGAGTGATAAATCGCAGCCGGGGTTGTAGTAAGCCACGGCGATCGCCCCGGCGGTCATTGGGATTTGCACCACACCGCGACTCACCTTGGCGATGGCTTCGGGCTTCATCGGCTTGTCGGATGCGCCGAAATCGACGGTTTCTGCGGTGAATTGACGGACACCAGCACCCGAACCCACTGACTGGTAATTGACATTCACACCTTGGGACGACAATCCCTGAAACCATCGCTGGTAAATGGCTGCAGGGAAGGAAGCGCCTGCTGCGGAGAGCTGGCCCTGGACTTTTTCATCACCACCACCACCTGTGGAGCAAGCAGCCAGGCTGAGTCCTGCGGCCACACCCGAGATGACAGTCAGCGTTCTCGTGAGAAAAGAGCGTTGCATGAACTCTTCTAGAAAAATCGTTGGAGAGTGAAGAACACTCGGATTGAACTTATTGCAATGCGAGGAGACCCGATTTAAGGGTTGGTTATCGATTGTTTATTAACGTGTTGGCCAACCCATTCAGCGGTTGCGGGTGTCAGCAACACGCCGTTGCGGTAGTGCCCTGATGCCAGCAGCAGCCCAGGTTCGAGCTCTTCCAACAGTGGAGCAGGTCGTTCTCGTGGTCGTGCACGCAAGCCATGCCATTGGCCGAGCAGCTGGGAGTCTTCCAGCCATGCCGGGGCTAGGTCGTTTAACCGTTTCATGGTCTCGATGGCTGCGCGATCCGCGTTCACGCCAGGCTCCAGCGTGGCTCCGATCCACAGGCGATCCTGTCCGTGCGGAATCAGATTGATGCCGCCGCAGGTGAGCACTGCTGGCCATCCTGACCATGGCTTGGCTGGCTTGTTGAGCTGAAGTTCAAGCACCTGTCCGAGCACGGCATTCATGGGACGTTGATGCCCAAGGCTCTGCAGCAGTTTGGTGCTGCCCAAAGCAGAACAGATCACCACCCCATCGAAGTCGTCGATCCCTCCATCTGCAGTGAGGAGGCGCCACTGGCTCCGATCTGAGCTGCTTTGCCGCAGCAGTTCCACAACTTCTGTCGCTTGAAGTTCGATGTTGTGCTCAACAAGGCTTCGTCTCAGGGCCCGAAGCAGCTGCAGCGGATCGATCCGTCCATCACGTTTCGACAGCATCGCCCCATGACCAGCCTGTGGCCATGGCGGATCAGCCTGCTCCAGCTTCTCGTTGGTGATGAACTGCAGTCCTGAATCGGGTCTTGCATCCGCAAGCTGTTGCATCCGCTGTGCCTCGTCGGCACTGCCTGCGAGTTGGATCAACGGAGTCTCCAGCTGCAGCGGCGACTCCGGATGATTCAGTTGCTCAACCCACGACGGCCAAAGCATCATGCTGCGTTGACGCAGCCTCCAGGCCCGGCCGCTTGAACGGCGGAAGGCATGGCCCATCAGCACGCCCAGAGATGCGGTGCTGCCATTCAGATCACGATCAGCTGGCTTGGATGGGATCGGCCTGGCCAGCAATGGGTCCGCGAGCAAAACGCTGTGCCCTTGCCCAGCAAGATGCCAAGCGGTGCCGGTGCCGGTGACTCCAGCACCGATGACGGCGATGGAGGCGATCAGCTCAAAGCCTGCTCGGGGATGACTGCTGCGTAATTGGTGAAGCCTGATTCCAGCTCGTCGAATGACTTCTGAAGTTTGCCGTCGTCCTGGAGACGAGCGGCTTCATCGAGATCAGCCATGGCGTCCTTCAGGGACGTCGCCAATTTGTTGGCTTCTGCTCTGTCCTGGGGAAGCAGCCGTTGATTGATGTACAGCATTTCGCGACCCACTTCCTGCATGGGGCCATGGATCAGGTTGCGTGTGAAGGTCCAGTCACGTTCGTCAACAAGCTTGGCCAGTTCAGGCAGTCGGTCCCTGGCAGCCGTGAAGCCTTCCACCTGCCGGCGGATCACAGCCATATCTTCAGGGCTGATGGTTGCTGGATTGGCATTGGCGCTGCCATCACAAGCTGCGAGGCCGAAACAGAGGGCGAGGCAGAGGCAGAAGGCGGCCAGGCGGCGCAGGGCACTCAGCATCGGAGTTCACAAGAATCGTGGCGACTGTAACCGCCATCTAAATTTGATTGAAACACCATCGTTACGAGTGCTCTCATGCGGGTGGACAGGGTGCCGTTGGCTTCCGTCCACAGACCTCCTAGCGATTTCTTGACGTAGATCAGGCTGAAAGCCCTGATGGCCTCCATTCGTGAACAGGGATTGCACGAACCGATCGATCTCTTGGAGGTGGATGGTCAGCTCTTGGGATTCAATGACTGGCACAGGGTTGATGTCCCTGAACGTCTCGGACTGTCAACCAGCGTGCTCGGATCCGACAAGCCAGCTCTAGGGACCTGAACCTGCATCTTTGTTGACAGGTAAGCAACCATCCGGGCGCAGAATCAACGCTTCATCTTTCTCAGAGTCTTGTCCTCCGCTTCGGTCATCCTTCAGCTGATCTGTCCCGACCGTCCTGCACTCGTGAGTGAACTCGCCGGCTGGGTGGCTGCGAACGGGGGCAACATCCGCCATGCCGATCACCACACCGATTCTGGTGCCGGCCTGTTTCTCAGCAGGATTGAGTGGGATCTGGAGGGCTTCGGTCTACCGCGCCAGGCGATTGCACCAGCAGTGGAGTCACTGGCGCAACGGCTCGGGGGCGAGGCTCAGCTGCACTTCTCTGATGAACATCCCCGTGTGGCGATTCTGGTGAGCAAGCAAAGTCACTGCCTGCTTGATCTGCTCTGGCGGGCTCGCAGTGGAGAACTGCCCATGCAGGTTCCCATCGTGATTGCCAATCACCCTGATCTGGAGGGCAGCTGCAAAGAGTTCGGAGTCCCGTTTGTGCATGTGCCCGTGACTCGCGAGACCAAGGCTGAAGCTGAGCACACCATCCTTGAGCTGCTGATCGAACATCGGGTGGAGCTGGCGGTGCTGGCCAAATACATGCAGGTGCTCAGCGGTAGCTTTCTCGAGCAATTTCCCAATGTGATCAATATCCACCACTCATTTCTGCCCGCCTTCAAGGGTGCACAGCCCTATCACCGTGCCTGGGAACGGGGCGTGAAACTGATCGGTGCAACGTCCCATTACGTGACCGAGGAACTCGATGACGGCCCGATCATTGAGCAGACCATCGCCCATGTGAGCCATCGCGATGAGGTGCAGGATCTGATCCGCAAGGGTCGTGACACCGAGCGACTCGCTTTGGCCAGGGCTCTGCGCCTTCACCTCTGCCGTCAGGTGATGGTCTATCGCGGTCGTACTGCAGTGTTCGCGTGATGGTCTGGCTGGACCAGGGCCGACCGTCCCTGGCGTCTGCGCGTGGTTGGCGCTGTTTTCAGCTCGGTCTGTTTCTGCTGCCTTCGTCAGCTCTGCTGGGAAGTCTGTTGCTCTTTCCAGCGCTGTTGTTCGGCTGTTTTGGGCGTGATCGGCCCTTCTGGCGTGACCCCTGGAATGCTCCGCTGCTGCTGGCTGCAGGCCTGATGGTGCTTGGTTGCTTTGGGGCCTATGACAAGGGACTCGCCTGGGTGGGGCTGGCCAACTGGCTTCCATTTTTCTGGGGTTTCTGGGGATTTCAGCCCTATTTGATGAACCCTGAGTCCCGGCGCCGCTCAGCCCTCTGGTTGGTGGCCGGCAGTGTGCCTGTGGTGGTAACCGGTCTTGGTCAGCTGTGGTGGGGATGGCAGGGACCCTGGCAGTTGCTGGGTGGATTGATTGTGTGGTTCATGGCTGCAGGGGGTCGTCCTGAGGGGCGCCTTTCCGGTCTGTTTGATTACGCCAACATCGCTTCTGCCTGGTTGGCCCTGGTCTGGCCACTGACCCTGGCCGCCCTCGTGCAGCAGGGGTTGAACCGCTGGCGCCGTGTCGTGGTGGTGGTCCTGGCCGTGTTGGTGGTGGTTGCGTTGGTGCTCACGGAATCCCGCAATGGCTGGGGTTCATTGGTGTTGGTGGTGCCTCTTGTGCTGGGTCCACCCAGCTGGCCCTGGTTGATTCCTCTGCTGGCACTGGCACTTCTGCCTGTGCTGCTGTCCGTGCTTCCAGGGGTGCCGCTGATGTTTCAGGATCCCGCTCGGACTCTGGTGCCTGAAAGTCTCTGGGCGCGTCTCAATGACAGTCAGTACGGGGGGGAAAGGGTCCTGGCGTCCACGCGCATCAGTCAATGGAACGTTGCTGTGCAATTGATTGCTGAACGGCCTTGGCTGGGCTGGGGAGCGGCGGCGTTCTCTGTGATCTATCCCCTGCGCACCGGTCAGTGGCATGGCCATGCTCACAACCTGCCGCTGGAGCTGGCCATCAGCCATGGTCTGCCGGTGGCAGTGCTGCTGGTGGGTTTTGTCTTAGCCCTGTTGGTGGTCAGCCTGCGACGAGGACTCTCTGGCCTGTTCGACCGTGCCTGGTGGACGGCGCTGTTCGTGCTGATGGTTCTCCACGCCACAGATCTGCCCTTTTTTGACAGTCGGTTGAATATTGCCGGCTGGATTTTGTTGGCTGGGTTGCGTAGCAGCTTTAGTGAGCCGGTTAATTCAAAACAATGACTCTTTCTGATTCATTCCACCTGGATGGAGTTCGCACATACAAGGAACATGGTGGAATGAGTCAATAGTTTTTTGTCTTCAAGCCCAGCTCACGATGGGGTCGAGTCCATATGTGGCAAGTTCGCTCCAGCTGGCTGTGAATGTGTGATTACTACTGCCACTGCTTGATCCCCAAGGATTCACGATCGTGAATAATCCAGTGCTGGCGTTATAGGCGGTGATGGCAAAGGCATGTCCGGCCACAAAATTTCTTCGGCCGTTGCTTCCCCAGGTGTTACCGAATGATCCCAGCCACAATGCTTTACCACCGTTAATTGCAGAAATTGCCTGAGTTTCGAATGCATTCCAGCTTGTTTGACTTCCCCAAGCGTTGGTCCAGCCATTCAGGCCTGTTCCAGAACCGCCAGTTCCTGTGTAGTTAAGAGAAACAGTTGTGGTCGTGTTTCCAGAGAGGTGTGTCAGAGCATCCATCCAACCTCCTTCTACAGCTGCATAACTATTTTTGCTGCTGTTGCTTCCTCTCGCGAAAGCTCCTGTTTCATTGGCTTGTGCATAGCCTTTTTCAAGTAAGGCTACCCATTTCTCGCCTGTTAGGCCCCAAGACGCGTTGCCTGCAAGTGCTGTGCTGTAGCCGTTCGTACTTGGCACATAGGAATCAACTGTCACCCAAATTTCACTGAGGCTGTTGTCATAAAAACGAACGCCGTAGGTGCCATCACCATTGTCTTTAAACATCTCTGTGATGATGCTTGAATCAGAGTCTGCATAGGAGCAAGCTGCAGCTAAGACGTAGCAGGTTCCTGCTTGTCCTTGTCTGACATCGTCAAAGTTAACTCCATCGACAAATAGATCACCCACCATTTCGTCGTAATCAAATGTCATCGCGCTTGCACTTGCGGCAGAGTCGCCCTGGACGAAGTTCGTGGGCCGATCAAGACCGCCGTACCACTTATCAACAAGTGAGTTGAGGTGAGCTTCAGTGGAGCCCTCATAGAGGTTGCCAAGACTGATACGGCTTGATTCGCCACCGGTCCACCACTGATTGGCACTGTTGCCATTGACGACTGCGTCGAAGATATAGCTTTGGTAGGAAGCGTCTGTCGCTGAAAGGTATCCACTGAGATTGGTTTCAATGGTTTGCAGGTCGCTCAGTTCTGTTGCCGTGACGCCTCCACTGGAAACATCAACCAGTAGTGATTTGAGTTCCTGGTGGGTGAAGAGATCGTCGGTTAAAGAGATGTTGATGTTGTTTATGATTGAGCTGTTTGTGATGCCGCTGATTTTGTTTGTAATTCCAATCTGACCATCAGCATTGAAATCTTGCCCAAAGTCAGATTCAGCTTGGTGGTATTCAGCTGAGTTGTAGGTGATGAAAGAATCACCTGTGAGATTCCAGTTTGAATTGAGCTGCCACCTGTAGAGGTCACCGTTTTGTCCCTGGTTGATGACTTCATTGATGCCGTTGATGGTTTCAGCAGCAGCAAGGGAGTGATCGTTCCAGGAGTCAGTGGTGATTTGATTGTTGTTGACAGTGATGCTGGATAGCGATTGAGAGGAAGAGTCTTTGGCAAAGAGATTTCCAGAAGAGTCTTTGACGAGGTGGATGGACCCAACTGTTTCAAGGTCAATGGTGGGTGATCCGGTTATGCCATCAGCATTGAAATCTTGCCCAAAGTCAGATTCAGCTTGATAAAGAGATTCTCCCGTTAGCCAATCTCCATCAACGGGATCCCAATTGCTATCCATGTTGTATCTATAAAATGATTCATATAAAGAGTTTCCGAAGGCCAGTTGATTGACTTCGTTAACTTTTTCTGCGCCAATGATGCTCCAGCCGTTGGAGTCGGTGTAGTCAATGAAGTTGTACCCATCTTCGTCGTAGACATAATAATTGTCCCAGTAGTTGTAGAGGCTGGCGTTACCCTGTTCTTCAATCCATCCGTAAGAACTGTTGAATTGATTTTGTGCATTACCGCTCTGCTCTATGTTGCCGCCATCAAATTGATGAGTTTTGCTTGTCTCAAATCCGTCCTCAGGTGTTGTTATGGAGTCGGTAATAGTTGAAGCAACTCCTCCACTATATTCTTTCTCTTCAATCAAGTTTTGCTCATTTAGAGCCCCGTCTAGATTGATTTCAGTATCGCTGCTAATCAGGGGCAGTGCTGCATTGTTCTCTGAGTAATTGTTGATATCCTGTTCAAACCCATATCCCACATTCGAATGAATAGCTGCAGAAGACGAAGCGCTAATAATATCGTCTACTTTTCCGGAGGTCGAAGATAATTGAAGTGTATTGAGGTCTTCCATGGTTAAAAATCTATAGGTTCAATTTAATTCCATGCATTGACGATTGCATGCATTGAGTTTGACTTAATCTCAGGTTGTGATCTGTGACTGAGATCCACTACTCCTGTGATCTTGATCACAGATTTCAAATAACCGTTTTTAGTTTGCTGTCGGACTTCGCCCCTTGTGGAAGTGTTCTCTGTAATCAGCCTGAAAAAACGGTGAGAGGCTGATGGTCTTGGCTGAGATGTGCGACTGAATTGACCAGTTTTTGGGTGCCTTTCAAGGTGAAACTTTTGTCTTTTTAAATACGGCATGACAATTGTAGTTTCAGATTTCATCAGGCTTCTAGGTGTTTTTACTTGTGCTTTTTTTAACTGATCGACTTCTCTCGATCTTTAATCAGCCGCTCCTTGCTTAAAGGACCGTTGAGGTGCCCCCAAGGTAGCTCTGATTCGGTATCCCAAACGTCGTGCACGACATGTTCCCAGCTTGCGGGTAAAGGCAGAGTGACGCCCCCGCTCTGGGCTTTTGGAAGATCGCCTGCTAGCGCCGCTCTGTAGGCCTTCTTCCAACCCCCGAGGCTTTCCTGTGATCCTCGGACTGCGGCGATGACTGGTGCCAGGCGGCGGTCACTGCGGGAGAGCAAAGCCTGGATCACACTCCAGCCGTAACTCTCGGGCCGCAGATCAATCCCCTTTGGCTTCAGGCGTTTGGCCAGTCGTTTGAGGCGTTTGTCGGCTTCCGGTCTCACGCCCTGCCATTGGAACGGGGTTTGAGCCTTAGGGACGAAAGTGCTGACGCCCAGGGTGAAACGCAAGCCAGGGGTGCTCTTCTTGAGCTGAAGCAACAGATCCGCGGTTGATTCCACATCCTCCTCCTGTTCACTGGGCAGCCCCACCATCCCGTAGAGCTTGAGGGAGCGGAGACCCCCGTCTTTGGCATGGCGCGCAGCGGCGCTGATCTCCTCGTTGCTGAGTTTTTTGTTCACCACCTGGCGCATGCGTTCGCTGCCGCTTTCGATGGCGATTGTGAGTGATTTGCTGCCGCGCCGGGCCAGTCCGCTGGCAAGCTCCGTGGTCACGGTGGCTGCGCGCACTGAACTCACACTCACCCGCACATCATCAAAACGGTCATGGCCCAGCCAGCGGAGCAGGTCTGCGAACTGTGGATGCTGAGTCACGGATGCACCTAGCAGTCCCAGCCTGCGCGTTGCCACCAGACCTTTTTCAACCGCCGGGATCAGGCCATCGTCTAGAGACGGTGTGCGGAAGGGAAGCGTGAGATAACTGGCCAGGCAGAAGCGGCACAGTTCCGGGCAGCTGCGGACCACCTCCACCATGTGGATATCGGGCCAGGCGGATTCGGGGGTGATCACCGTTGAATGGCTGAGGCTGTTACCGCGCCAGGTCTGCTTGGTGATCGTTGCTGGCAGATCTGCTTCGATCGGGTCGATGCTTTGCAGACTGCCGTCATTGCTGTAGCGGGGGGCGTAAAGCGATGGCACATAAATCCCAGGCACCTGAGCCAACCGCCGCAGGCGCACGGATCGTGCTTCAGAACGCACCTCTTGAAGCGCGTCGATGAAGCTGGGCAGCAGTTCTTCGCCGTCGCCCAGCAGGATCACATCGAAAAAGGGAGCCAGCGGCTCAGGGTTTGCTGTGAGCACAGGACCGCCACCGAACACGATTGGATCCTGATCGGTGCGTTGTTCGCTCCAGATGGGAATCCGTTGCTGCTCCAGCAGATCCAGCAGCACCGGACCATCCAGTTCCCAGCTGAGGGAGAGTCCGAACAGATCGCAGTGTCGATGCGGTGGATCGCACTGATCGGTGAACAGGCGACGCACATCCAGATCGGACCGCATGGCCAGAGTCGCCCAAACGATTTGATAGCCGAGGCTGGTGATCCCCACCGTGTATGTGCTGGGAAAGGCCATCACCGCGCGCAGGGCTCCGGCTTCCGGCACAGCCGGATCAAACAGCAGCGTTTCCTGGTTCAGGAGGGCCTGGACTTCAGATGATCATCTTCATCCTGAAGGATCAATGATTCAGAGGCTCCGGCCAAGGCCATCAATGCTTTTGCCCGGCGACGTGAAGAATTGCTCATCACCTGCGGCAGCGGACCTTTCGCAGACACTTGTTGTTGGTCTGAGCCATGAAATGAAGATTGCTCCTATGGATCAGGTTTTTTGGTTTTGCCCTTAGGAGGAGTTGATGGTTTGGGAGCGTCAAACTTTCTGCGCCGAATCGATCCCTCCCAAGCGTGGTGAATGCCACCCCGTCGTTCCCTGCGAGCATCCAGGTGATCCTCTTCCAGCAGCTCCATGCCCAGCTGGCGCTCATAGATCGAGCGGTCATCAAACAGACGCGCCACGAGGAAGCTGGCCAGGCAGGCCACCAGGATCGGCTTGAGGATCAGCAGATCTTTGGTGAGTGCGAAGGCCAGGAACATGGCCGTGATCGGTGTGCGCGAACAGCTGGCCACGAAGGCACCCATGCCGGCGAACACGTAGGTGCTTGGCACGTGTCCGGTGAGCGCTTCCACCCAGATGCCGCAGGCCAGACCGATGGCGCCGCCAAGGGTGAGCATCGGGTAGAACAGTCCGCCTGGAGCTCCCGACGCTGCAGCCAGGCCGGTGCTGAAAAAGAGCACGATGAAGGTGCCAAGGGCCATGGGGATATCGGCCTTGCCATCAGCGATCAGGTGCTGCAGCCCCTCCAAGTTGTGAAAAGGTTCGGGCAGAAAGGCATACACGCACCCCAGCACTCCACCACTGATCACCATGCGCATCACCAGGTGATCGCCGAACCAGGCGTTGCCCTTGCGTTGCATGGCGAGCACATAGCGGCAGTAAAGCTCCGCCAGCACCCCTACCACGACGCCAAGCCCGATCAGATAGCCCAGATCGATCGGCAGGAAGTTCACCAGTGGTGTGTATTCCCGTTCCAGCTGGAATCCCTGCGTGGCATCGAGGCCCCCTCCACTGGAATTGAGGCCGGCCAGACCCAACACGTCAGCCCAGGCATCGGCCCAGAAGGTGGTAACAATCACCAGCAGCAACACCACCGGTCTGGCGGAGTGCAGCAATTCCTCCACGGCATACACGAAGCCTCCGATGGGGGCACTGAACACCGCTGCGATACCGGCTCCGCCGCCGGCAGCAACGATCAAGCGGCGAAAGGCCACAGGTGCTTTCAGCCAGCGCGCCATCTGCCATGCCACAGAGCCGCCCATCTGAACCGCAGGTCCTTCCGGGCCGAGCGGGAAGCCGCTGCCGATGGCCACGATCCCAGCCACCAGCTTCACCAGGCCCACCTGGAGCCCCATCGGCACCGCTCTGTGTTTCAGGAATCCCATGATGTGGGTGATGCCTGAGCCACCAGCGGCTGGGGCCAGGTAGGCCACCATCAGCCCTGAAATCAGTCCGCCCATGGCTCCGAGTCCTGGCAAAAC includes:
- a CDS encoding radical SAM protein, whose amino-acid sequence is MAFPSTYTVGITSLGYQIVWATLAMRSDLDVRRLFTDQCDPPHRHCDLFGLSLSWELDGPVLLDLLEQQRIPIWSEQRTDQDPIVFGGGPVLTANPEPLAPFFDVILLGDGEELLPSFIDALQEVRSEARSVRLRRLAQVPGIYVPSLYAPRYSNDGSLQSIDPIEADLPATITKQTWRGNSLSHSTVITPESAWPDIHMVEVVRSCPELCRFCLASYLTLPFRTPSLDDGLIPAVEKGLVATRRLGLLGASVTQHPQFADLLRWLGHDRFDDVRVSVSSVRAATVTTELASGLARRGSKSLTIAIESGSERMRQVVNKKLSNEEISAAARHAKDGGLRSLKLYGMVGLPSEQEEDVESTADLLLQLKKSTPGLRFTLGVSTFVPKAQTPFQWQGVRPEADKRLKRLAKRLKPKGIDLRPESYGWSVIQALLSRSDRRLAPVIAAVRGSQESLGGWKKAYRAALAGDLPKAQSGGVTLPLPASWEHVVHDVWDTESELPWGHLNGPLSKERLIKDREKSIS
- a CDS encoding O-antigen ligase produces the protein MVWLDQGRPSLASARGWRCFQLGLFLLPSSALLGSLLLFPALLFGCFGRDRPFWRDPWNAPLLLAAGLMVLGCFGAYDKGLAWVGLANWLPFFWGFWGFQPYLMNPESRRRSALWLVAGSVPVVVTGLGQLWWGWQGPWQLLGGLIVWFMAAGGRPEGRLSGLFDYANIASAWLALVWPLTLAALVQQGLNRWRRVVVVVLAVLVVVALVLTESRNGWGSLVLVVPLVLGPPSWPWLIPLLALALLPVLLSVLPGVPLMFQDPARTLVPESLWARLNDSQYGGERVLASTRISQWNVAVQLIAERPWLGWGAAAFSVIYPLRTGQWHGHAHNLPLELAISHGLPVAVLLVGFVLALLVVSLRRGLSGLFDRAWWTALFVLMVLHATDLPFFDSRLNIAGWILLAGLRSSFSEPVNSKQ
- a CDS encoding ClC family H(+)/Cl(-) exchange transporter; protein product: MVALSELKQRRHQLGSSRSIRRLLERRWWVVVLALMLTGLGAALTGVLFKAGIKVLGGWRLELLADLPAWAVLPGLGAMGGLISGLMVAYLAPAAGGSGITHIMGFLKHRAVPMGLQVGLVKLVAGIVAIGSGFPLGPEGPAVQMGGSVAWQMARWLKAPVAFRRLIVAAGGGAGIAAVFSAPIGGFVYAVEELLHSARPVVLLLVIVTTFWADAWADVLGLAGLNSSGGGLDATQGFQLEREYTPLVNFLPIDLGYLIGLGVVVGVLAELYCRYVLAMQRKGNAWFGDHLVMRMVISGGVLGCVYAFLPEPFHNLEGLQHLIADGKADIPMALGTFIVLFFSTGLAAASGAPGGLFYPMLTLGGAIGLACGIWVEALTGHVPSTYVFAGMGAFVASCSRTPITAMFLAFALTKDLLILKPILVACLASFLVARLFDDRSIYERQLGMELLEEDHLDARRERRGGIHHAWEGSIRRRKFDAPKPSTPPKGKTKKPDP
- a CDS encoding C2 family cysteine protease; the encoded protein is MEDLNTLQLSSTSGKVDDIISASSSAAIHSNVGYGFEQDINNYSENNAALPLISSDTEINLDGALNEQNLIEEKEYSGGVASTITDSITTPEDGFETSKTHQFDGGNIEQSGNAQNQFNSSYGWIEEQGNASLYNYWDNYYVYDEDGYNFIDYTDSNGWSIIGAEKVNEVNQLAFGNSLYESFYRYNMDSNWDPVDGDWLTGESLYQAESDFGQDFNADGITGSPTIDLETVGSIHLVKDSSGNLFAKDSSSQSLSSITVNNNQITTDSWNDHSLAAAETINGINEVINQGQNGDLYRWQLNSNWNLTGDSFITYNSAEYHQAESDFGQDFNADGQIGITNKISGITNSSIINNINISLTDDLFTHQELKSLLVDVSSGGVTATELSDLQTIETNLSGYLSATDASYQSYIFDAVVNGNSANQWWTGGESSRISLGNLYEGSTEAHLNSLVDKWYGGLDRPTNFVQGDSAASASAMTFDYDEMVGDLFVDGVNFDDVRQGQAGTCYVLAAACSYADSDSSIITEMFKDNGDGTYGVRFYDNSLSEIWVTVDSYVPSTNGYSTALAGNASWGLTGEKWVALLEKGYAQANETGAFARGSNSSKNSYAAVEGGWMDALTHLSGNTTTTVSLNYTGTGGSGTGLNGWTNAWGSQTSWNAFETQAISAINGGKALWLGSFGNTWGSNGRRNFVAGHAFAITAYNASTGLFTIVNPWGSSSGSSNHTFTASWSELATYGLDPIVSWA